The Alkalihalobacillus sp. TS-13 genomic interval TATAAAATTCTCGCTATTTCACTCTCACTTTTTCTTTTTTTTCAATTTGAATGACTTTTCCATCCTGAACGATCAAAGTGACAGACCCGAATTTCATGGATTTCAGCATTTCGTTCAATTTTGGTGTTATAGATTCCAATTCATTTGCCATGCTTATTCTCCTCTCTTTTGAAATGGTACTCTTGGATAAGGTAAATAAAAAAGCCCCCCAGAAAGAGAGACCTAATTACAAGTACATCAAATGTGTATGTACCTTATCTCTCAAAATGGATTTCCATTTTGCTGGAATTAGCACCTTGCAAAAGCAGGTTGCCGGGCTTCCCAGGGCCAGTCCCTCAGCCACTCGTGATAAGTGAATCAACTTATTTTTTTGAATTTTACAGCATAATCAAAGTGACTGTCAATCATAAATTGAAATTTAGCCATAAATTCCTATAGGTATAGTATGAATTATTCACTTGCCATACTATTAGATATGTAACGCTGGAAAAGTCATTCCGTGAGATCAAACAACTTCAAATCAGCGATGATCCATGCTCCTTAAACTGGTGGATAGTGATGTATCAATATATATGTGTATCCACTATACAACCCTTATGATTGTAAAAAATAACTCAAACAACGAAAGCCCTGCCTCTCTTC includes:
- a CDS encoding YezD family protein produces the protein MANELESITPKLNEMLKSMKFGSVTLIVQDGKVIQIEKKEKVRVK